The Bradyrhizobium barranii subsp. barranii genome segment GGAGACGGGCGGCTGGTGCGGACCTTTGCGATGGCGATTGCGGTTGCGGTTGCTGCGAGCCAATTCCTTGCCGGTAGCGGCATGGTCGATCTCGGCAAGTCGATCTATCTGCAACAGTCCTTTTCAGTGCCGGTGCTGTTCCTCGGCGGCCTGTTGTTCGGCTACGGCATGGTGTTGTCGAACGGCTGCGGCTCGCGGGCGCTGGTGCTGCTCGGCCGCGGCAATCTCCGCTCCTTCGTCGTCGTGATCGTGCTCGCCATCGCCGCGCAGATGACGCTCAAGGGCCTGATCGCGCCGGCGCGCATTGCGCTGGTTCAGGCCTCGCAAACGACCGTCAACGCCAATTCGCTGCCGTCACTGCTGGCGACGCTCGGTCCCGGTGAAGGGGTCTCGCGCGCGCTGAGCGCTGCTGCAATCGCCGTTGCGCTGATCCTGTTTGCGTTCGCACACCCGGCGTTCCGGCGTTCGCCCGGCCAGATTGCAGCCGGTGTCGTCGTCGGCCTCCTGGTCGCCAGCGGCTGGTTCGTCACTGGCTATCTCGGCGCCGACGATTTCAATCCGGTCCCGGTGACGTCGCTCACCTTCGTCGCGCCGATCGCCGATAGCCTGCAATACGCCATGCTCTCGACCGGTCTGACGCTCAATTTCGGCATCGCCACCGTGGCCGGCGTTCTCGCCGGCAGTCTCGTCACCGCACTCGCCACGGGCCGCTTTCACCTCGAAGGTTATTCCTCGCCGCGCCACATGCTGCGGTCTGCCGGTGGCGCCGCGCTGATGGGGATCGGCGGCGTGATGGCGTTCGGCTGCTCGATCGGGCAGGGGCTCACCGGCGTATCGACACTCGCTCTGGGCTCGTTCGTCGCGGTCGCCGGCATCCTGCTCGGCACGACGGCCGGCCTGCGCGGTGCACTGCGGGTTCAGCCGCTCGCGGTGGCCTGACCGCGCAGCAGCCGGTCGCCCAGCGTCGCAAGACCGATGCCGGTGATGATCAGTCCGGCCGCGACAGCAAGGCTCATGTCGATCGGCTCACCCAGCAGGATCGCAGCACTGGCGATACCGACGAGCGGCGTCCCGGTGGTGCCGAGCGAGGTCGTCAGGGCCGAGATGCTCTTGTTGACCATCGACATCGCCCAATAGGCCAGCGCCGTTCCGATCAGGCCGGAATACAGGAAAAGCAGCACGAGCTTCCACGACCATTCCGCGTGCGGCGGGCCCTCCATGATAACAGCCGATCCCGTCAGTACGATCGTCGCTACGAGCACCTGCCAGAGCAGGAGCTGGAGCGGCGATGCAATCCAGCGATGCGCGCTCATATAGATGATGTTCGCGGCCCAGGACATCGCGGCCAGGACGACCATGCCGGCCCCGAGCAGGACGTTGGTATTGGTCCAATCGATCGACGTGGGGTTCAGGATCACGGCAAGGCCGATCAGTCCGAGCAAGGCGCCGGCGAGCTTGGGCGCCGTCAGCGTATCCTTCCCCAGCAAGGGCGCGGCGATCGCGACCCAGAGCGGCGTGGTGTAGCCGAGCACGATCGCTTTGCTCGCGGGCAGGAAGCGCACACCGGCCGCAACCAGAACCGAGAACACCGTCATGTGCAGCAGCGCGACGCTCAGGATCACCGGAATGTCGCGCCGCTCCGGGATCATCAGATTGTTGCTCAGCCCGAGGATCACGAACAATCCGGCCAGCGCGATCCAGCTCCGGATCGCCGAAGTCCACAGTGGCGGGAGGAACTGGACGAGTTGCTTCGTCACCGACCAGTTCACGCCCCAGGCCAGCACGACGATCAGGAACAGGCCGACGGCCGCGCGGGAGGAGAGGGAGTTCATCGCAAAATCCTTGAAGCAGTCCAGTCCGGCGCATAGCATCCGGATTGGCACCTGAAAAAGTGCCAGATCGGAAAGGAATAAGGTGCCAGTTTCGGAAGGTGTGATCTCCGCCCTGATCGAGCTGAAGCGGACCGACGACGAGGGGCTGACGGCGCAACTGACGAGCCAGCTGCGAGACCTGATCGCGACCGGTCGGCTCGGCAAAGGTCGCGCGCTGCCGTCGAGCCGCCGGCTCGCGAGCGACCTCGGCGTGTCGCGCAACACCGTTACTTATGCCTTCGAGCAGCTCGCCGCCGAGGGATATCTCGAGGCGTCGCATGGTCGTCGTCCCATGGTCACGGTCGACGGCGGCCGTAACGAAGAGGCGGGTGCCGTCGCACCGAGCGTCCGCTCTGGCAAGCCGCGGCTCTCGCCCTGGGCGTCGAAGCTCAAGCAAACCGACTGGCCGATGTCCTATCAGGCGCCGCTAAAACCCCTGCGTCCGGGGCATGGAGATGCGCGGGAGTTTCCGCACGAAGTGTGGGCCCGCTGCCTGCGCCGCAGCGCGGTGCGCGCAGCCAAGCGTGAGCTTGGACCGGTCAACCGGACGCGCCTGCGCCAGGCGCTGGCGCACTATCTGGCCGCCAGCAGGGGCGTCCGCGCCACCGCAGACCAGATCCTGATCCTGCCGAGTGCGCAGGCCGCGCTGACCCTGATTGCGGCTGCGCTCATCACGCCCGGCGACGATGTCTGGGTCGAGGACCCCGGCTATCCCGGCGCTGCGGCGGCTTTCCGCGCGTCCGGCGCGCGCGTGACGGGGATGAAGCTGGATGAGCAGGGCATGCAGCGGATGCCGGGCATCGCCGCGCCAAAGCTCATCTTCATGACGCCCTCGCATCAGCACCCGACCGGGCGGCTGATGTCGCTCGCGCGCCGCACTGAATTCCTGGGCATGAGCAGGCCAGGCGAGACCTGGATCGTCGAAGACGATTACGACGGCGAATTCCATTATGACAGCCGGCCGGTGCCGGCCTTGCAGGGGTTAGACGCCCACGGCCGCGTGTTCTATGTCGGAACGTTCTCGAAGGCGATGACGTCGGATATCCGGCTCGGCTATGTCGTCGCGCCACCGGGGCTGGTCGGCACCCTCGAGATCGCACAGCGGCACATCGGGCTGATCGCCTCCAGCCACATCCAGGAAGCGCTGGCGGAGTTCATCGCCGACGGGCATTTTCTCGCGCATCTGCGCCGGATGCGGCGGCTCTATCACGCGCGCCGCGATCACCTCGTCGAGGGACTGGAGCGCCATCTGGGCGAAGTTCTGTCCGCTGAAGTGCCGTCGGGCGGCATCCAGCTGGTCGCCCGCCTCAAGCGCGGTCGCGCCGATCAGGCGGCGGTACAACGGCTGGTCGAGGCAGGCGTCGAAACGCGGGCCCTGTCCAGCCTGGCGCTCGGCCGTCCACGCGACCATGGCCTGCTGCTCGGCTTCGCGGCCTGGCGCGAGAATGAGATCAGCGCAGCGGTGCGGACGATGGCGTCGTGCTTCTAGAGCATGATCCGGAAAAGTGTGAAGCGGTTTTCCGAAAAGATCATGCTTAAACAATAACGCGCTAGTCCACGGCCTTCGTTACGATGCGGATCTCCGAGGTCAGCGTCCGGTGCACCGGGCACTTGTCGGCGATCTCCATCAGCTTCTTGCGTTGCTCCGCATCGAGCGCGCCGTCGATCGCGATGTCGCGCTCGATCTGGTCGAGCATGCCATCGCGCGTCTCGCACTCCGCGCAGTCCTTGGCGTAGATTTTCGAATGCTTCAGCGTGACCGTGACGCGATCGAGCGGCAGCGATTTGCGATCGGCATAGAGGCGCATGGTCATGGAGGTGCAGGCACCCAGCCCGGCGAGCAGGAAGTCGTAAGGGCCGGGGCCGGCATCCTCGCCGCCAGCGGCGACCGGCTCGTCAGCCACCAGATGGTGCGGGCCGACGGTGATGAGCTGGTTGAACTTGCTCTTGCGGGTCTCCTGCACGACCACTTTGCGCGGCTCTTCCGCGAGATCCATCGCCTTCGCGGGCTTCGCGGTGTCGATGTAGCGGCTGGCCCAGGCCGCGATCACGTCGGCCGCGTAGAGGGCGTCGGCCGGCTTGGTCAGGAGATGATCGGCGTGGTCGAGCGAGACGAAGCTCTTGGGGTGCTTGGCCGCAACGAAAATCTTGGTCGCATTGTCGATGCCGACGGTGTCGTCGACAGGGGACTGCATCACGAGCAGGGCCTTGTGCAGGCCGGTGATGTCCTTCATCAGTTCTTGCTCGGCGATGTCGTCGAGGAATTCGCGCTTGATGCGGAACGGGCGCCCCGCGAGCGAGACCTCGACTTCGCCCTGCGCGCGGATGCTGTCGAGATGCTCGCTGAACAGACCGGTGACGTGAGCGGGATCGGACGGCGCCGCGATGGTCACGACAGCCTTGGCTTCCGGAATCCTTCCGGCCGCGGCGAGGATCGCGGCACCGCCGAGGCTGTGGCCGATCAGGATCGATGGCGCCGTGCGGAGCTGGCGCAGATGATCGGCGGCGCGCACGAGGTCGGCGACGTTGGAGGTGAACGTCGAATTGGCAAAATCGCCTTCGCTGGAGCCGAGCCCGGTGAAGTCGAAGCGCAGCACCGCAATGCCCGTGGCGGCGAGCGCGACCGAGATGCGTTTTGCTGCCAGCGTGTCCTTGCCGCAGGTGAAGCAGTGCGCGAACAGCGCGTAGGCCGCGGGCTCGCCATCGGGCAGTTCCAGCGCGGCGGCTAGTTGATGGCCACCTTCGCCGGTGAATTGAAAGCGTTCGGTCGGCATGGGCTTCCCCCGTCCTTGCTTGAACCTAATCGGCTGAATAACGCTGCTCGGCCCAAGGATCGCCGCGGTTATGATAGCCGCGGACTTCCCAGAAGCCCGGCGCGTCCTCGGTCAGGAACTCGATGGCCTGAAGCCATTTGGCGCTCTTCCAGAAATACAGATGCGGCACGACGAGCCGTACCGGGCCGCCGTGCTCTTCGGTCAGCGGCTGACCCGACCAGCTGTGGGCGAGCAGCGCGTCCTCGGCGGCAAAGTCTTCCAGCGTGAGGTTGGTGGTGTAGCCGTCATGGGAATGCAGGACCACGAAGCGAGCGTCCTCGCGCGGCTGGCAAGCCGCAAGCAGCTCGCGCGTGGCGAGGCCCTCCCACTCATTGTCGTAGCGCGACCAGGTCGTCACGCAGTGAATGTCGGAGGTGATCTGCGCCTGCTTCTGCGCGGCGAATTCGGCAAAGGTCCAGAACACGGGGGTCTCGATCGCGCCGTAGACGTCGAGCCGCCAGCGTTCGCGCGAAACCGGCGGCACGACTCCGAGATCGAGCACCGGCCAGTCCTTGGTGAGATGCTGGCCCGGCGGCAGTCGCTTATCCTCCGGTCGCGTAACGCGGCCCGTGAGGAAGCGGCCTTCGCGCGCCCATTTCTCCTTGGTGCGCGTCAGCTTGCTGTCGGGCGGCTCGTTGTCGTCGGCCATGAGCTACTCGTGGCGATGCATCGCAGAGGCGTGCTTGGTGTCACGCATGGTGGAATAGATGATCAGCGACAGGCAGATGACGCCGGCGAGATAGTAATAGAACCACTCCTCATGCCCGATGCTCTTGAAATAGAGCGCGATCGCCGGTGCCGTGCCGCCGAAGATCGAGACCGTGATGGCGTAGGGCAGGCCGACGCCGAGGGCGCGGACATTGGTCGGGAACAGCTCGGCCTTCACCACGGCGTTGATCGAGGTGTAACCGGCGACGAACAGCCAAGCGCAGCAGATCAGGATGAAGGCCATGAACGGCGACTTGGTCTCCTTCAGCGTCATCAGCAGCGGCACGGTCGCGAGCGTACCCGCGACGCCGAAAAAGATCAGCAGCGGTTTGCGGCCGATCTTGTCGGAGATCGCGCCGTAGATCGGCTGCAGGATGGTCGCGAAGATCAGCGTGCCGAAGATCACGAAAGTGGTCTGGTCCTCGGTCAGGCCGACCGAGAGCTTGACGAACGTCTGCATGTAGGTGGTGAAGGTGTAGAACGCCGCGGTGCCGCCGGCCGTGAGGCCCACTACCAGCAGCAACTCGCGCGGGTAGCGTAGCAGATTGGCCAGCGAGCCGGTCGGCTTCACCACCTTCTTGGCTTCCTCGAAGGCCTCAGTCTCGTGCAGATTGCGTCTCATCACTGCGGCAAAGATCGCCAGCGCCGCGCCGATCGCAAACGGGATGCGCCAGCCCCAGGCTCTGAGCTCCTCCGGCGTGAGGAAGACCTTTTGCAGGAGCAGCAGCACAATGATCGCGGTGAGCTGGCCGCCGATCAACGTGACGTATTGAAAGCTCGAATAGAAGCCGCGATGCTTGGGATCGGCAACCTCGCTGAGATAGGTCGCGCTGGCACCATATTCGCCGCCGAGGCTCAGGCCTTCGATGACGCGGGCGAGCGCCAGGATCACCGGCGCGGCGAAACCGATGGTCGCATAGGTCGGCGTCAGCGCGATGATCAGCGAGCCGAAGCACATGAAGACAACGGATAATGTCAGCGAGATACGACGGCCGAAATGATCTGCGATGTAGCCGAACAGCCAGCCGCCCAGGGGGCGCATCAGGAAGGTCGCCGCGAACACCACGGCGACGTTCAATTGCTGGACGACGGGGTCGTTGCCGGGGAAGAAGGCCGGAGCGAAATAGAGCGCGAACGCCGTATAGGCGTAAAAATCGTACCACTCGACGAGGTTGCCGATCGAGCCGATGAAGATCGCCTTGATCCGCCGTTTGGCGTCGGCGATGTCGATGTCGATGTCGATGTGATCAGAGGCCGGTAGGGTTGCTTGCTCTGTCACGTCCGGCCTCTCTCCGTTGGTCTTGGAAAGGTCTACATCGCCTTTCCGAACAGAAATGGCAACTGGCGGGGGCCTCTCACGGTGCCCTGTGACCAGGTCACCGTGCCTGCCGGATCGAGGGCGAAGTCCGGGATCCGCTTCAGCCATTCCTCCAGCGCAACCTGCATCTCCATGCGTGCAAGGTTGGAACCGACGCAGCGGTGGATGCCGAGGCCGAAGGCGGCGTGGCGGTTCTCGCGGCGGTCGATCACGACTTTGTCAGCGTCCGGAAACATCTTGGGATCACGGTTCGCGGCCGGGAACGACAGCAGCACCATGTTGCCCGCCTTGACCGGGCAGCCCGAGATCGTGGTCTCCTTGACCACCTCACGGGCCATGGTCACCGGCGAATAGGCCCGCAGCAGCTCCTCCACGGCGATCGGGATCAGCCCGGGCTCGGCGATCAGCCGTTCGCGGTCGGCCGGCGTCCGGGCGAGATGCCAGAGCGAGGAGCCGATCGCACTCCAGGTGGTGTCGATGCCCGCGATCAGGAGCAGCCGCAGCGAACCCAGCACATGGGACTCTTCCAGCGGCTGGCCTTCCTTGTCCTTGGCATTCATCAGATAGGAAATCAGATCGTCAGTCGGCTTCGATCTGCGCTCCTCGATATGCGTCCTGAAATAGGCGCTCATCTCCTGCACGGCCTGGAGCAGCTTGCTCTCGTCCTTGATGCCGAGCTCGAGGATCATGTGGATCCAGTCGATGAACAGATCGCTGTCGCTCTCGGGAATGCCGAGCATGTGGGCGATGGCCTGAACCGGAATATATTTGCTGTAGCGCGCTGCGGCATCGACCTTGCCATCGGCAATGAACCCGTCGATCAGCTCGTTGCAGATCGCGCGCATCCGCGGTTCCAGCTTCTTCATCGCGTCCGGCGTGAAAGGCGGCAACAGCAATTGCTTGGCTGGCTTGTGCACGGGCGGGTCGGAGGTGATCGGCGGAGCGGCGTTCCTGGCGACTTCGGGCCGAACGTCACGGACGATGATGCGGCGCGAGGAGAAATGCTCGGTGTCGTTGGCGATCTCGCGCACCGCCTCATAAGTCGTCGGCATGTAGCAGCCGAGGAAGCGCTTTGTATGCACCACCGGGCTCGCGGAGCGAAGCTCCTCCCAGATCGAGAACGGATCCTCCGTCCATTGCGGATCGGTGTGGTCGAAATCGTTGACCCAGTCGGTGACGGGCGGGTGGGCGACAGGCTGGCTGACGTCGGACATGGCAGGAAATCCCTCGGGGCTCGTGTTCGCTAAAAGCACGCAAGCGGGCAGGGGCCGCGCTACTCCTCGATCACATCGATCGCAATCTCCGGGCAGTTGGATTTGGCAAGCCAGGCCTTGTCTTCGAGTCCGGGCGGCACGGTGCCGTCCCCGGCCTCATGGGCGTTGCCGTATTCGTCCAGCTCGAACAGCTCCGGTGCGAGCGCCTTGCAGCGTGCGTGGCCCTGGCATTTGTCGGGATCGACGTGAACCCTCAGTCGCTCTGTCATGGCGGCTTCCTCGGTCGTGTGCGCGGAGCCCGAAGGCTGGCGCGTTCCTCATGTCAATGTTGTCGGCGGCATTTGCCGCCTATTCTAAGTTATATGCTATTACATTCGCGACAGGCTTCCCCTGTCAAGCGCAAACTTATAGGCTTCGCCGTAACATGCGTTCACAACTCGTCCGTAAGCCGGAGAATACCTACCACCATGGCGATCTCCGTGACGCCCTGATCAAGGCCGCGCTGCGCGAGGCGGAGCAGGGCGGCGCCGAGGCGATCAGCATCAAGGCGCTTGCCAAACAGCTCGGCGTCTCGCAGCCGGCGCCGTATCGGCATTTTGCCGACCGTGATGCGCTGCTAACGGCGGTGACGGCGGAGGCGTTCCGGCAGCTGAGTGCACTTCTGCGCGAGGCGATGGCGAAGCCGTCGAAGCAATCGAAATTGTCGCGGCTGGCGCAGGCGACGCTCGATTTCGGTCTGCGCCGCAACGGCATCTATCGCCTGATGTTCGCTTCCCGCACCGTGTCATGCGCGGCAAAGGGCAGCGAGCTGCACGACGCCACGCGCGAGACTTTCGCGCTGGTGATCGAGGCCCTCGAGGCGCCGGCGGTCGGCTTCTTGCGCGAGCGGCAAGCGCTCAAGATCTGGGCGGCGTTGCATGGCGTGGTGATGCTGGCCGAGCAGGGCCTGTTCACCGGCGAGGCCGCGCATGCCACGCGCGAGGAACTGGTCGAGGACTTTGTGAACGAAACGAAGGCCGCGCTCGTTGCTGCGATCAAGGATGCACGACGTCGGAAAAAGTCCGGCGCCTAGGCCTTCGCTTTCAGCAGCCTCATCAGCTTGTCGACCGCGCTGTCCGGAGTCGTCACGACCGGGCGTCCGGTGGCTTCGGCGACCAGCGGCGCGGTCGCCGCGATGCTGAATTGCGCAAGCGCAATGACGTCGCAATCGCGCAAGTCCTTTGAAGCCTCGACAATCAGCCTGTCGTGCGTGGCGCGGTCGCCGCGATCGAGCGCGGCCAGCGCGCCCTCGGCGAGTTTCGGCACGACCTGGGCGGAGGCCGGAAACTCCGGTGGCATCGAGGCCAGTGTCGGCGGGAAAGTCGAGAGCAGGCCGATGCGCTTGCCCATGGTCACGGCCTGCTCGATCATCGCCTCGTTCGGCTTCAGCACGGGCATCGGCATATGCGCGTGTGCGACGGCCTCGATGCAGGGGCCGAAGGCCGAGCAGGTGAACAGGATTCCGTTCGCTCCCGTAGCTGCCGCATAGTCGCCGAGCGCGAGGAAGCGCTCGGTCATGGCATCGTTGAGCACGCCGTCGCAGGCCAGATCCGCCGACAGGCTGTCGTCGAGCAGGTTCATCAGCCGCGCCTCTGGCCACGCCTTCGCGAACGCAGCCTCGATCGGCGCGATGGAATGCTTGAGGGCGTGGATGAGGGCGATGCGTGGGGGCGTCGTCATTGGAGGTGATTACCTGACAGGTCTCGCGCCCCGGACGCAGCGCAATGCGAAGTACTGCGCTGCAGAGCCGGAGCCCATTGTGGCCGCTGGGTCCCGGCTCTGCGCAGCGGCGTACCGGACGATGCTTCGCATCGCCGGGAACGCTGCAGCGCGTCCGGGACAGGGGAGACACTTACTTGAACGGCACCGCGTACATCAAGCCGCCCTTGCTCCAGAGGCCGTTGAGGCCGCGGTCGAGCTTGAGCGGGCTCGCCTTGCCGACATTGCGCTCGTAGATCTCGCCGTAATTGCCGGTGGCCTTGATCACCGTCACCAGCCATTTGTTGTCGAGACCGAGCCGCGAGCCGAGGTCGCCGGAGGCACCCAGCAGGCGCTGGACCGCCGGCGTCTGTGACTTCGCCATCTCGTCGACATTGCCTTGCGTGACACCGAGTTCCTCGGCCTCGATCAGGCCGTAATGCAACCAGGTGATGATGTCGCTCCAGACTTCGTCACCGTTGCGGGTGAACGGCCCGAGCGGCTCCTTGCTGATGGTCTGCGGCAGCACGACGTAGTCGGCCGGATTCGGCGCCGCGGTCGTGACCGCGCCGGCGAGCGCGGAGGCGTCCTGGGTCATGGCATCGCAGCGGCCGCCGAAGAAGGTCTGGTACATGGTGTCGACGCGGTCGAACACCAGCGGCTTCCAGTCGATGCCGTTGGCGCGGCCGTAATCGCCGAGCGTGACTTCATGCGTGGTGCCCTGCGCGACGCAGACAGTCGCACCCTTCAAATCCTTGATCTCCTTCACGCCGAGATCCTTCTTCACGACAAAGCCCTGGCCGTCATAGAAGTTGACCGGCCCCTGGCGGAGGCCCAGCGTCACGCCGCGCAGATAGGTCTGCGTCGAGTTGCGGTAGAGTACGTCGATCTCGCCCGATTGCAGCGCGGTGAAGCGATTCTGCGCGGTCAGCGAGACGTAGCGCACCTTGCTGGCGTCGCCGAGCACGCCGGCCGCGAGCGCGCGGCAATAATCGACGTCGAGACCCTTGTAATTGCCCTGCGAGTCCGGCGCGGAGAAACCGGCAAAGCCGGCGCTGACGCCGCAGATCAGCGTGCCGCGGCTCTTCACCGTGTCGAGCGTCGCCGCCGACGCGGCAACCGTCGATGCCGCAAGCATGCCGGCTACGATAACCACTTTCCTCATCATATGAATCTCCCCTCAGTGATTGACACTACGCAACACGTTGTCGATGGCGGTGCCGAGCTTGTCGACGATCAGATCGATCTCGGCAGCCGAAGCGATATAGGGCGGCGCCAGCAGCACATGGTCGCCACGGACGCCGTCCACGGTACCGCCGCCGGGATAGCAGCCGAGCCCGTTGGCGAAGGCTTCCGCCTTGATCTTCTGGTTCAGCTTGAGCGCGGGATCGAACGAGGTGCGGCCGGCGCGATCGGCGACGAGCTCGATCGCCCAGAACAGGCCACGGCCCCTGATATCGCCGACATGGCGGTGATTGCCGAAGCGTTCGGTCAGCCGCTGCTCGAGTTGCTTGCCGCGCTCCTTGACGCGGTCGAGCAGGCGGTCCTCGCGGATCACGTCCTGCACCGCGAGCGCGGCCGCGCAGGCGAGCGGATGCGCCAGATAGGTGTGGCCATGCTGGAACGCGCCGGAGCCCGCGCGGATGGTGTCGATGATCTTGCCGCTCGCGAGCATCGCGCCGATCGGCTGGTAGCCGCCGCCGAGGCCCTTTGCGATCGCCTGGATATCAGGAGCAACGCCCTCCTGCTCCCAGGCGTGCGTCGTGCCGGTGCGGCCCATGCCGCTCATGACTTCGTCGAGGATGAGGAGGGCGCCATGCCGGTCGCAGATCTCGCGCACCGCCTTGAAGTAGCCGTCCGGTGCCGTCACCGCACCGGCGGTGGCACCGACGACGGGCTCGGCGAGGAACGCGGCGACGGTGTCGGGGCCCAGCCGCTGAAATTCGCCTTCGAGCTCCGCGGCCAGTCGCGCCACGAACTGCGCATCGGATTCGCCCTCGTGCTTCTCGTGATAGGCAAAGGCCGGCGTCACATGGCTGAAGGCACCGGACAGCAGGGGCGCATAGGGCGCGCGCCGCCAGGCATTGCCACCGGCGGCGAGCGCGCCGAGCGTGTTGCCGTGATAGCTCTGCCGCCGCGCAATGAAGTGCTGCCGCTGCGGCTCGCCGTGCTCGATGAAATATTGCCGCGCCAGCTTGATGCTGGCTTCGATCGCCTCCGATCCGCCACTGACGAAATAGGCGTAGGCGAGACCGCCGGGTTCGTGCCCGACCAGCGTCTCGGCCAGCGCCTCGGCCGGCTCGGAGGAGAAGAAGGCGGTGTGCGCATAGGCCAGCGTCGAGGCTTGTTTTGCCATCGCCGCGATCACGCGCGGATGCTGATGGCCGAGGCAGGAGACGGCTGCGCCGCCGGAGGCGTCGATCACGCGCCGCCCGTCCTCGGCGAAGAGATAGACGCCTTCGCCGCCGATCGCCTTGGGCGGCGTTTCGCGCAACGAACGGTGCAGCACGCGGCTGGTGCGAGCGGCCATGGGTCAACCTTTCTCTGAAACGTATGTGGAGGCCGCGGCGAGCCGCGCCTCGGTGGTTTCCAGGCGCTTCTTGGCGGCCGTGCCGCCGAGCGAGAATGTGACCGCCGCGAGCGATTGCGCAATCGCGATGGCACCCGTGAGACTCGGGAAGAAGCCGGGGGACGAGGCCGCCTCGAACAGCAGCACGTGGTCGGCGCCTTCGGCCATCGGCG includes the following:
- a CDS encoding aspartate/glutamate racemase family protein; this translates as MTTPPRIALIHALKHSIAPIEAAFAKAWPEARLMNLLDDSLSADLACDGVLNDAMTERFLALGDYAAATGANGILFTCSAFGPCIEAVAHAHMPMPVLKPNEAMIEQAVTMGKRIGLLSTFPPTLASMPPEFPASAQVVPKLAEGALAALDRGDRATHDRLIVEASKDLRDCDVIALAQFSIAATAPLVAEATGRPVVTTPDSAVDKLMRLLKAKA
- a CDS encoding amino acid ABC transporter substrate-binding protein, whose translation is MMRKVVIVAGMLAASTVAASAATLDTVKSRGTLICGVSAGFAGFSAPDSQGNYKGLDVDYCRALAAGVLGDASKVRYVSLTAQNRFTALQSGEIDVLYRNSTQTYLRGVTLGLRQGPVNFYDGQGFVVKKDLGVKEIKDLKGATVCVAQGTTHEVTLGDYGRANGIDWKPLVFDRVDTMYQTFFGGRCDAMTQDASALAGAVTTAAPNPADYVVLPQTISKEPLGPFTRNGDEVWSDIITWLHYGLIEAEELGVTQGNVDEMAKSQTPAVQRLLGASGDLGSRLGLDNKWLVTVIKATGNYGEIYERNVGKASPLKLDRGLNGLWSKGGLMYAVPFK
- a CDS encoding aspartate aminotransferase family protein produces the protein MAARTSRVLHRSLRETPPKAIGGEGVYLFAEDGRRVIDASGGAAVSCLGHQHPRVIAAMAKQASTLAYAHTAFFSSEPAEALAETLVGHEPGGLAYAYFVSGGSEAIEASIKLARQYFIEHGEPQRQHFIARRQSYHGNTLGALAAGGNAWRRAPYAPLLSGAFSHVTPAFAYHEKHEGESDAQFVARLAAELEGEFQRLGPDTVAAFLAEPVVGATAGAVTAPDGYFKAVREICDRHGALLILDEVMSGMGRTGTTHAWEQEGVAPDIQAIAKGLGGGYQPIGAMLASGKIIDTIRAGSGAFQHGHTYLAHPLACAAALAVQDVIREDRLLDRVKERGKQLEQRLTERFGNHRHVGDIRGRGLFWAIELVADRAGRTSFDPALKLNQKIKAEAFANGLGCYPGGGTVDGVRGDHVLLAPPYIASAAEIDLIVDKLGTAIDNVLRSVNH